In the Pseudomonas sp. MRSN 12121 genome, CGGCCCTGGCATCGCCAGGGTGAGCCTACTTCGTGAGCTTCTTCGGGATGGGCGGCGGCGAGCCAAGCAACAGAAGCCCGCCCGTCACCTGCTTGACGTTCGCGTTCGGATAGACGGCCTGCACCCTGCGCAGCACCGGCAAAAACTCCTTCTTGAAATCCTTGTCGGGGTCTTTGCCCTTGTATTCCTGGGCGAACTGCTCGCGCAGCGACTTCCAATGCAGCACCACGCCCTTGCCCTCGATGCGGTGCAGGCGGTGGGCCAGCCACGCATACACGTCCAAGGCCAGCGCGGAGCCTTTCAGCGCGTGCAGAGCGCGATTGTCCAGCGGCACGGCGCTATCGCGCAGCTCGTTGAAATAGTGGTCGGAAAGCGTCATCACGCCCGGCCATAGTGGCCGCTGGCTGCTGTCGCGGTTGGACACCCAGGCGTCGAACTGCTCGACGGGCTGGCCGTTGAACGTGCGGCCTCGGAAACCGAGCTGCAAGCGGCACGCGGCCAAG is a window encoding:
- a CDS encoding replication protein RepA, which produces MVLTPQENKLLDVATDIATTPPSGEDMAFTHAVLCQVGLPRAKVEGREFMRQSGAAWVNVQAGYLDEGKGPVQQPIPYGVMPRLALAWVSTYAVRHGAREIPIGDSAAEFLRLMLGADTVSQGARYTTLRKQMHALAACRLQLGFRGRTFNGQPVEQFDAWVSNRDSSQRPLWPGVMTLSDHYFNELRDSAVPLDNRALHALKGSALALDVYAWLAHRLHRIEGKGVVLHWKSLREQFAQEYKGKDPDKDFKKEFLPVLRRVQAVYPNANVKQVTGGLLLLGSPPPIPKKLTK